The genomic window GGGCCGCGCTCATCCTGGGCAGGAGCCTGCAATGGATGTTCGCGGCCGACGGCGACGCATCCGGCCCGGGTCATCTCGTCGCGACGGTCTGCTGCGTCGTGCTCCTGGTGCCCGGTTCCGCCGCCCTCTTCCTGCTCGTGGACCTGAGCCGCTACCTCCGGAGGAGGACGCTCGCCCCGGAGCCCTCCGAGGACGCCCGTCGCCCGCCCGTATTCGACGGTCGCCTCTCCGGTCCGATGGGCCTCTGGGGCCGTGCCTCCCGGATCGCGAACGGCACGCGGCCGCAGGTTTGAACCCGATAGCGCAGGCGACTCGGGCACCCTGACTCCTTCGGAGTGGCAGCCGATGGGGATCCCGACTTGTCGCCGGAAGGGCACCGGGCCTCTGTGGATCTTCTTGGTGATCCGGAGCACGGACCGCAAGGCTACGAGGGAGGCAGCGGATTAGGTCGGAAGTGTCGCTTCGGATAGTTCACGTGGGGAGGACGGCGGACTTCGCTCACCTTCCGCTGGAGGACGATGGCCTCGTCGAACTTCGCTTGGGACGCCTCGAAGAAGTGGCGTCCGATTGGTGCCGGCCAGTCCCCTTTTCGACGCTCGCCGGCCGGCATCCTGGGTCTGCCATCAAGCCGAGGGAACTGCTCTTCGACGCCCAGGACGTCGCAGTCCGGTAAGGTTAGGGCCCACTGAGAAAGGACGTCGTGCCCGCAATCCGCGACCAGGCTTTGTGATTCAAGCCTCTGTGTCCCGTGGTTCGCCGCACTGATAGACTTGTTGACATTCGCAGCCAGTTCATCCGGGTCCAGAGTCTCGTAGTCCTCGAGGCCCGGAAGTTTGGCTAGATCAGTCGCGATGTCTTGCCCCGGGCGCTCTTGATGAGAGAGTCGTTTCTCCGGTTGCTTGATCAGCTCATCCTTGCCGGCAAGCTCCTCGCCTTTCAGGCGGAACTCCTTCGCCAGGCGATGGCATGCGCCCTCACCATGTGCCTCGAGATTGCGAAATTGCGCCTCCGGACCTTTCGCATTCGCCTCGGACTATGGCGCCTCGAGCTGCGCTACCGCCTCACGATGGCGTGCCGATCTTTCGGCCTCCTCTGTTGCCGCATCCGCGTCCTCCATTATCGCCTCCGCGTCCTCCAGCTTCGCCGTAAGCTTCGCCTCGCAGAGGCGCGAGTACGCAAGCTCCGCCTCGGCCCCGTAAGCATTGACGTCGCGGAAGAGCAGTTAGGTGAGAGGGGTACAGCTGGCCAAAACCCCCGCCCAGACCTTTGAGGCGTCCCACCCGAAGGCCGTCAGGCCCCGTCGTTGCTCTTTCCTGGCGAAGTAGGCCGAAAAGTCATACCCCGAAGAGGTCTTTTGCCCGCCCATTACCGGAGCTCTTTCCGCTCCTTCGGCCGGCTGACTCAGCCGATGTACGTCCCTCTGACCTTCATGGCCTCAATTGCACGGGCCTGCTCGTTCCAGAGCCCGTTGCGGACACCTCCGTCCGCGTGGGCGTGAACTGGCCCACCGCGCCGTTGGCTCATGGGGCCCCTCGACGGTGTCGGGGAGAGCCGCCTGGCACCATGGAATGAGGCGGACGCCCACAGTCGGCCCAGGAAGGCCGTAACGTGAAAGCTAGTTCACCCCGCTCCCGTATGGATGTTGGGGCGGGCTTGGCCGCGGAAATGGTCTGGCCGGAGCTATGTGGAGGCTTGCTCAGTACGCCCGACAGGATTTGAACCTGTAACCTTCGGCTCCGGAGGCCGACGCTCTATCCAGTTGAGCCACGGGCGCTTCGATAAATCTATTCCAACGTGTCGCGGGCCGATTGTCAAGGGCCAGGATCCGGGGTCACGCGACGACGCCTGCGGGAGGGCATGGCGGCGGGCTCAGGGCCGGAATGCCTTGAGGGCGGATGCCCGATCGTCGTAGATCATGAAGAGCGACTCGAAGTGGCTGATCCGGAACGTGTCCTTGAGGACCGGCCCCAGGCCGGTGATCTTGAGCTGGCCCTTGGCCTTCTGGACCTCCTTGGCCAGCCTCGCGAGCTGCGCGAGCATCGTGCTGGAGACGTACTGGACGTTCTTGAAATCGATGAGCAGCTTGTGCCTGGCCTGCTCCGTCAGAATGGCGATGAGCTCGTCCCCGATCGACTGGACGAGCCCGCTTTCGAACATGAGGCTGGAGTCGACGAAGTCGATCACGGCCACCCCGTCCACGTCCTCGAGCCTGAGGTGATTCGGCGTGGGCATCGACATGGCGGTCCCTTTCTCGCGGGTGTTCGCCGAGGGCGATCCGCCTGCCGGGGAAGGCCGG from Aquisphaera giovannonii includes these protein-coding regions:
- a CDS encoding STAS domain-containing protein — translated: MPTPNHLRLEDVDGVAVIDFVDSSLMFESGLVQSIGDELIAILTEQARHKLLIDFKNVQYVSSTMLAQLARLAKEVQKAKGQLKITGLGPVLKDTFRISHFESLFMIYDDRASALKAFRP